Genomic DNA from Synergistaceae bacterium:
GGAGGGCAAGTGCGCACAGCAGTTGATAAGGCGGTGTAACCGGCACATAAAAGTTTCATGGATTTGCTTCTTACTTTTTTTCTCTTGATCCAAAATCTGGCGATGAAAAGAAAGCGAGGTCTGGGATATGGCTGAAATCAAACAGGGCGGCGATCAGTTTAAAAGCCGTTGGGGACTTATCTGCACCGTCCTTGGTATGGCGGTTGGAACAGGAAATATCTGGCGCTTCCCGCGCGAAGTTGCGAGTAACGGCGGAGGAGCATTTATTCTTATCTGTTTTTTGGCATATTTTATCTGGGCGGTTCCCCTTATTTGTGCTGAATCTGTCTTCGGCAAGAAGACGCGAATGGCGAACGCGGGAGCTTTCAAAGTGCTCCTCGGAGACAAATGGTCATGGGTAGGCGGCTGGTGTGCTATGGTGTGTGTAATGCTCGGCTGTTACTATGTTGTAGTTCTGGGCTGGGTCATGAAATACCTCTCTCTCATATTCACCGGTTTCCTCTCTCAGGTAAAGGCCGGCGGTACCAATCTAACTGCCGAAGTGTGGAAGAACTTCGCAACGACCCCTCCTGCGGTTGAAGCATGGGTTTGGTTTGTGATTGCGGTCTTGATTGCGGCAGCTATCATAGTGCGCGGAGTTCAGGGCGGTATTGAAACGGCGAACAAGATAATGATTCCGGCAATTTTTGTAATTCTGGCATTTTTGGTCATTCGCGTTCTGATGCTCCCAGATTCATGGAAGGGACTTGAGTATATGTACCATGTTAACACTGCGGATTTCGCGAGTCCGAAAGTCTGGCTTGCTGCATTCACACAGGCGGCTTGGTCGTCAGGAGCAGGCTGGGGCATGTTCCATGTATACTTTGTCTATGCATCCAAGGATGAAGACATTGAGCTTAACGCATTCACGGCATGTTTTGGAGATATGGTCGCAGCTATGCTGGCATGTATGGTCGTCCTGCCTGCAGTCTTCGCGCTTTCTACCGATCCTATGGCCGTTATGAAATCAGGCGCTAATGGGCTTACATTTGTCAACCTGACAAACCTGTTCGCACATACCACCGGCGGATTTCTAATGGCGGTGCTGTTCTTCGTAGCTCTGTTCTCCGCAGCCCTCAGTTCGGTTATAGCAATGGTGGAGCTTGGATGCCGCAACCTTATGGACATGGGCTTCAGCCGTCCAAAGGCCACGTTCCTTATTACGGCATTCTTCCTTGTCGTCGGCACCTGGTCGGCTCTGGACAACGGTGTCTTTGAGAATCAGGACATGGTCTGGGGCGTCGGACTTCTGATGGTTGGACTGCTCTACTCCGTTGCAGCAATTAAGGTCGGAGTGGACAAACTCTGGGAAGAGGATATCAAGCCTTGCTCAGACATAAAATACAAGTGGATGTGGTCGATCATCAAGTTCTTCCCCGTCGAGTTTGCACTTGTATGGGGCTGGTGGGTCTACCAGTCAATTACGTGGTATCCTGGGGAATGGTTCAAATTCTGGCCGCTGCAGAAGTACGCATATACCCCTGGCTCTATGGTCGTGGAGTGGGGAGTTCTTGCTGTTATTCTTTTTGTGCTGAACGGCAAGATGTCCAAGAAACTTGTCCATTCGAACAAGCTGGACTAATTGCGGCAGAAATGTAGAAGGAGGACATAAATATGTGGCAAGCTAATATGATTTTCTGTATAGCGCTTGGATTTGGAAGCTTTGCATGGGCTCTCCGGAAAACAATGGCAGTTGAGGCTATTAAGAAAGCAAAGAAAGTATAAGTAGGTTTTTATGTTTAAACGGCAAGAGCTGCGGCTGATATCAGCCGCAGCTCTTGCCGGATCCTTGGCCCTGAATCCAATTTTTCAACCCCCCCCTCATGTAGAGAAATACAATTTATCCCCTTGGAGGCTGCGCGGGTCCGACAGCAGACGCCATCAAATGTGTGCGGGTAGGGGTCACAGTAAAACATATTGCTGTTGAAATCAAGCACTTCATCCAATTCGCATACATTAAACTGTAACTTTTCCCAGATTGAGTAATACTGACCAAGAATTTATTTTGAAGCATGGTGGGAATACGGTGTAGGACCTTAATTTACGCTTGCTTCCCGCTATATTTTATGCTATATTCATATTACTCACTTGAGTAATATTGGAGGGGTAGCTATGGCTTATCCGGAATGGGTGCTGAAGCATAAAAGAAAAGGAACTCAAATCAATTGCGTTAACGGGCATTATTATCTATATGAAGTATCTTCTGTATGGAATAAGGAAAAAGGTCGGGCTCAGAAAATAACCAAAGCATATTTGGGTACTATTACAGAAGAGGGACTTATCCCGCCTAGAACAACACGGAACCTGAAACATTCCGACGCCGCAAGTCTTAGTCATAAGGAATTTGGAGCAAGCCAATATTTACAGGATATTTCCGGTGATATTATCTCATCTCTTAAGGGCCAGTTTCCGGATATCTGGCAGCAAATAATCACTGTATCTTTTCTCAGGACAATGTACAGGACTCCTTTTAAGCGGATGGAGCATTATTACACACATTCTTTTGTATCGGAGTTTTATCAGAAACAGCAGATGTCAGGAAAGAGTATAAGCGCACTGCTTCGTGACCTTGGGACCCGCAGAGAAGATATATGTGCATTTATGAGAAGGTTTGTCGGACAAAGCAGTCATTTGTTCTTTGATGCCACCGGCATATTCTCCGAATCAGGGGAAATGGATATCAACCGTA
This window encodes:
- a CDS encoding sodium-dependent transporter; its protein translation is MAEIKQGGDQFKSRWGLICTVLGMAVGTGNIWRFPREVASNGGGAFILICFLAYFIWAVPLICAESVFGKKTRMANAGAFKVLLGDKWSWVGGWCAMVCVMLGCYYVVVLGWVMKYLSLIFTGFLSQVKAGGTNLTAEVWKNFATTPPAVEAWVWFVIAVLIAAAIIVRGVQGGIETANKIMIPAIFVILAFLVIRVLMLPDSWKGLEYMYHVNTADFASPKVWLAAFTQAAWSSGAGWGMFHVYFVYASKDEDIELNAFTACFGDMVAAMLACMVVLPAVFALSTDPMAVMKSGANGLTFVNLTNLFAHTTGGFLMAVLFFVALFSAALSSVIAMVELGCRNLMDMGFSRPKATFLITAFFLVVGTWSALDNGVFENQDMVWGVGLLMVGLLYSVAAIKVGVDKLWEEDIKPCSDIKYKWMWSIIKFFPVEFALVWGWWVYQSITWYPGEWFKFWPLQKYAYTPGSMVVEWGVLAVILFVLNGKMSKKLVHSNKLD